A genomic window from Solanum dulcamara chromosome 11, daSolDulc1.2, whole genome shotgun sequence includes:
- the LOC129874267 gene encoding DAG protein, chloroplastic → MAALNLPSLSKTLNPNSQFQNLPKTPTFLLSLSYPFFTTSLSSIPPAKSSRFPVVRAISDGEYSSKRSSNSDERETIMLPGCDYNHWLIVMEFPKDPAPTREQMIDTYLDTLATVLGSMEEAKKNMYAFSTTTYTGFQCTVSEETSEKFKGLPGVLWVLPDSYIDVKNKDYGGDKYINGEIIPCQYPTYQPKQSNRTRSKSKAYVRRRDGPPPERTRQAAAPESSS, encoded by the exons ATGGCAGCTCTCAATCTTCCATCTCTTTCCAAAACCTTAAACCCTAACTCTCAATTCCAAAACCTCCCTAAAACCCCAActtttcttctctctctttCCTACCCTTTTTTCACCACCTCTCTTTCTTCAATTCCACCCGCAAAAAGTTCAAGATTCCCAGTTGTAAGAGCCATTTCTGATGGGGAATACTCTTCTAAGAGGAGCAGTAACAGTGACGAAAGGGAAACTATTATGTTGCCTGGATGTGATTATAACCACTGGCTTATTGTCATGGAGTTCCCCAAAGACCCTGCTCCTACTCGAGAACAAATGATTGATACCTATCTTGACACTCTTGCCACCGTTCTTGGCAG tatGGAAGAGGCAAAGAAGAACATGTATGCCTTTAGTACTACCACTTACACTGGATTTCAGTGCACTGTATCTGAAGAAACATCAGAGAAATTTAAGG GTCTACCTGGAGTTCTGTGGGTCCTTCCTGATTCTTATATAGATGTGAAGAACAAGGACTATGGAG GAGATAAGTACATCAATGGAGAGATAATTCCTTGTCAGTATCCTACTTACCAACCCAAGCAGTCTAacagaacaagaagcaagagtAAAGCATATGTAAGAAGAAGAGATGGTCCTCCGCCTGAACGAACAAGACAAGCAGCAGCTCCCGAGTCTTCCTCCTAA
- the LOC129873164 gene encoding uncharacterized protein LOC129873164, producing MAFYGYNDDAGEYHWTPNFSVSYDYDAFPISYSSYGQSTNYNYYYTTQIHPELSYSVHNSVESKLIQYENGPNSLETRTIISCYTKEQDDTQFDEYDPTPYDGGFDMAQTYGKPLLPSNEICYPRSIPESNGLPLDGFDYGSNHSPYVSHTNQLEKPQDQNKDMGVKDEQKSLSGVKEKAILEKPIEPPQQDQDFVVGNGKTGEKPILEKPVEPLQQDQDFVVGNGSIGEYGYDCGRQLQQIPYGSGLECMDLCESLFGYWPCIAKENQRRRNCNYVNVAEDSSSINEQWKCAADYLFGNPYGYGGDGRDWDSVCSNQSYYYQQKP from the coding sequence ATGGCTTTCTATGGCTACAATGATGATGCTGGTGAGTACCATTGGACTCCTAATTTCAGTGTGTCTTATGATTATGATGCTTTTCCAATATCATATTCTTCCTATGGGCAAAGTACTAATTATAATTACTACTATACTACTCAAATACATCCAGAATTAAGTTACTCTGTACACAATTCTGTTGAGTCAAAACTTATCCAATATGAAAATGGTCCTAATTCATTGGAGACAAGAACCATAATTTCTTGTTATACAAAAGAACAGGATGACACTCAGTTTGATGAATATGATCCAACCCCTTATGATGGTGGCTTTGACATGGCTCAAACCTATGGCAAACCCCTTCTTCCCTCAAATGAAATATGTTATCCTCGTTCGATTCCTGAGTCTAATGGACTTCCCTTAGATGGTTTTGACTATGGATCAAATCATTCGCCCTATGTAAGCCACACCAATCAGCTAGAAAAACCCCAGGATCAAAACAAAGACATGGGTGTTAAAGATGAGCAAAAATCTTTATCTGGTGTGAAAGAAAAAGCCATTCTTGAAAAACCAATAGAACCTCCTCAACAAGATCAAGATTTTGTAGTTGGTAATGGAAAAACAGGGGAAAAACCCATTCTTGAAAAACCAGTAGAACCCCTTCAACAAGATCAAGATTTTGTAGTTGGAAATGGGAGTATAGGGGAATATGGATATGATTGTGGGAGACAATTGCAACAAATTCCATATGGTTCAGGTTTGGAATGTATGGATTTGTGTGAGAGCTTATTTGGTTACTGGCCCTGCATAGCTAAGGAAAACCAGAGAAGAAGAAATTGTAATTATGTAAATGTTGCTGAAGATAGCAGCAGCATTAATGAACAATGGAAATGTGCTGCAGATTATCTTTTTGGGAATCCCTATGGATATGGTGGTGATGGAAGAGATTGGGATTCTGTTTGTAGCAATCAAAGTTATTACTATCAGCAAAAGCCTTAA